One Salvelinus fontinalis isolate EN_2023a chromosome 22, ASM2944872v1, whole genome shotgun sequence genomic window, gcagcttcaaattagctttcggctagctttcggctaacttctggttagctttctggctaacttctgattagcccctggttagcttcactgtggattttcagatttgaggtaaataatacttttttgttgtaattggtgaggcgggttgcaggaaagcttttgtagttgagttcttggataataaaaaaatataaaagatatgcgaagaaggtgtaaatatatatatatatacaggacaagacagtacgaggacaaaaatgacgtctgaactgctaagccatcttggacTTTATAAACTGATTATCAACGaaattagagcagtacaaatatGTTTTGGTCATAcatgtggtatacagtctgatgtagcacggctgtcaaccaatcagcattcagggctcgaaccacccagtttataatacaaaTTAGATCACTAAAATATAGTTgtttcataagtattcagccaatttgtttaggcaagcctacattagttcaggagtacaatgtggcttaacaaatcacataatggactcactgtgtgaagaaataataataataataggggttgacataATTGTTTTTAATGTCTAAcccctctgtcccccatacatacatctgtaagatccctcagtcaagtattgcatTTCattcacagattcaactacaaagaccagggagcttttttcGATAGCCTCAtcaagaagggcagtgattggtagatgggtaacaataacaaatcagacattgaatatctatttaagcatggtcaagttaataattatccTGTGGGTGATGTATTAAACCGCCCAGACACCTcaaagatacagtcgtccttctgaactgagcttcaggacaggaatgaaactgctcagagatgttaccatgaggccagtggtgattttaaaacagttacagagttcagTGGCTgtgaagaaaactgaggatggatcaacattgtagtgactctacAATAATTACTTAAAAGACCAGAGTGAAAAGTAGAATGAAAATATCCATAACATGAATCTTGTATGCAACAAGGCAATCAAGTAATGCTGTGACAAAACTGCCAAGGAATACACTTTTTAGCCTAATTGCAAAGCCTTTATGTTTGGGGCATTGGTATGCTTGACATTGGCAAATACTGGGGTGTTTTTTGGATAAAAATACATGGGatggagctaaacacaggcaaaatcctagaggaaaacctggttgtgtctgctttcagcaggacaataaccgtcaacacaaggccaaatctacactggagttgcttaccaaggagACAGtgcatgttcctgagtggccaagtttaAATCTGCCTGAAAATCTATGTCAAAGaaattgctgtctagccatgaaAGCCAATGTCTTAACAGAGCTTTcaagacttttgaaaaaaaaagGGCTAATATTGCACAATctaggtgtgtaaagctcttagagactttgcCAAGAAGacgcacagctgtaatcgctgccaaaggtgtttataacatgtattgactctgggagctgaatacatttgcaatgactatattttagttatataatttatataaatattttttaaatgttaacaTTTTTCTTCCATTTTGACATAGTATTTTGTGTGGATTGTTGGGGGGGAAAAAAGAAAATGAAATcctactttgtaacacaataaaatgtgaagaaatccaaggggtatgaatacttttgcaaggcactgtagatcaTAATCCCAGCTATATCTGATTGTACTAGCGATGTTCCTAATCGGTGTCTGTCTGCATGGTGTTTCAGGTGTATGATGAAAATGATCCCAGGCGGGCCAGGTTCGTGGGACGACAGAAAGAGGTAAAACTACATCcggtctggaagggcatcaatgGCAGCCATGGGGCTAAGGGAGCTGTTGATTCATACAACAACCTGTTGAAATATGGCCTAAAGCCGGGCATTGATAGATTTACAATGCATAACTTGAGCAGTCCACTGAGAGGGAATGTTTACTACAATACAGAGTGGACTACAATGCTGTGTGTTTCCAGGTGAACAAGAACTTTGCCATCAAGCTGGTGGCTGAGGAGCCGGTCAGTGGCATTGAGGCCAGAGTGGTGTCATGTGACGGGGGTGGAGGAGCACTAGGCCACCCCAAAGTCTATATCAACCTGGTAATAATTTCTTTAGTATACACCAGTTAGTCTACATGACCGTGAAGTGTACACTGGCCAGTGGTTATACATTTCTCTGTAGTGTACACTAGCTATTCTACTTGTTCCTGAGGTGTACACTAGCTAGAGTGATGTCGTGTTGAGGGTGGAGCAGCCCTGTGCCACCCAAATGTCTACATCAACCTGGTAATGCTCATAATCTCTGACCACATTACAAGCACAAGAGTGGGCATAGCGATATTGTTTTAAATATTTCCATCTTAAATCGAGTTCACATGACTCATGCAAGAACGGCATTGCACCAAGCAAGCCATTGTTTTTCAATGGAGGTGTGCTTTGGAGTCAGTGTCACTTCTGGGTTCAAGTAAATTGAACTTTTACCTCACGCTGCGCCTGACCTCATGGCACGCTTGGTGGCTTGCGCGAATCAAGTGAATAGGCCTTTACATCAGGTAGAGTTCCTGTTTTTTAGCTTCACGCTACACAGTGAATTGGTCTATTTGATGTGACGTTACACTATGCTAATGTCTGTTTGCTgtcttctgtctgtgtgtttctccagGATAAAGAAACTAAAGTGGGCACATGTGGCTACTGTGGACTGCAGTTCAAACAGACCCATCATCATTGAGACTTGTTCTCAGTCAATCTCGCTCTGTTTAGTGTTATTCTGGTTAATAAATGATATCTGCTATTCTCCTGTCTCTGTATGAGTTCCTATGAGTGGGGTGTATATGCATATGGAAGCTTTGACAGTTGGTAAATGCCTAGTCTTGGCACACAGACCCAAATCAAGGTTCCCAGGAGAGACTAGTAAATGTCACAATGGTAATTGCAATGAGTTGTATTTCTGGACCCTGCAGAAAAACATCTGGGAAAATTTTACAGTTCCCCATCCCACTGCCAGAGGGCAGCATTGTCTGACTTGTCAAAAGTGTTCATACAATAAATAATTCAGTGAAACAACAAGGTGAAAGACAAGGTGTTGTGGTTACTGTAGAAGCTGTGATGTGGTTAGTTTTGACATGGGACTAAAGAGTTATTGTGTGGCAAAAACACAATGGCTTATTAAATAGTTATTCTGTTCAAGTGGCACTTCCAGTGCTGGTATCTTCATTTTTAATTAGACATATCCACCAACGTAGCAAAACAAACTGCAGCTGGACCAGAACATAGCGgcacatcttgctcttcattgtaatcagagggttaATATTagtactatgcatgccagtctctcttggctgagTTGAGGAAATACTGACTGCTTGTTTTTctaatgtgttggaaattccaaattgtttgcatagtcaacgtACACACAAACTttccccaccagacatgccaccaggggtcttttcacagtccccagatccagaacaaattcaaggaaacagtactatacagagccatgagtgcatggaactcccttccatctataGTGCAattgaacagcaaacctggtttcaaaaaacaaataaagcaacacctcaccccatgtgacctacttgtgtgTCTGTACTGACATGTGTAATTGATAGATACACACtacttttaaatgtatgtaaattgcgaagtattttgtctgtaatgtcttttttcgttatgtgtcagaccacagtaagactagctgtctccattggtgttggctaatggggatccgaataaatcaaatcaatcatATCAGTACATAATCACTTTTATTCCAGCATTGTTCATACATGCACAACAAGGCATGATACTCAATAGTCACATTGGATGGTGTAAATAAAATCTAAAATGTGTTTTAATTTTAGTAAACTATCAATGCGGTTAATTAATCTGTAAAATATTGCAATGATAATCTTTGAACACCTAAGCAATAGTTAAAATGGGGGTAGACCCCATATGAAGGCCCTCTTCACAGGGACCAGGGATATCCTTAAATAACTCCTCCTGCATTCATCCAGCCCTCCACTCCCCCTTCCCCCTCACTCCCAGGGGCGGACTGGGGCAACAATTCAGCCCTGGCAATTCAGCCACAGCAGCCCACATCACTCCTAGACttattgttacagcctgaattcaacattgattaaatatattttttctctcatctacacacaatgacaaagtgaaatcaTGTTTTTTGAATTGTTAGCAATTTattgaaaatacagaaatatctaatttacataagtattcacacccctgagtcaatatgtGTTAGAaccaccttttgcagaaattacagctgtgagtctttttgggtaagtctcttaagagCTTTGTACATCTGAATTGTTCAATATTTGCACGTTATTCTTTACAAAAATCTTCAAgcttggttgttgatcattgctagactgccattttcaagtcttgccatatattttcaagctgatttaagtcaaactgtaactaggccactcaggacattcaatgtcgtcttggttagcaactccagtggggctcctgagtggcgcagcggtctaaggcactgcatctcagtgctagaggcatcactacagaccctggtttgattccaggctgtatcacaaccggccgtgattgggagtcccatagggcggcgcacaattagcccaacttggtaggggttagggattggccggggtaggccagactagactgcctagttaaataaatagaaaTAACACTAACTTTAGATTAGGCACTGCAGAAATACTTTActaatgattagtaaatggtttatTAATGTGGGAGTGATGATTCATAAATGGTGAACACACAATTTATAAATGGTTTATTACGaacccttaaaataaagtgttactaATATATAGAGCCAACATATTAAGGAACTGGCAGTACATCTGTGTCTCTGGTTTCTTCATACCTCCACTGCACTCAcctctgagctgtctctgctaagCCAACCCTCCTTTCCCACAGCACTGGTATtagaagaccaggggaccacactgcctgtACTGTGCCCAGCAATATCATAGGGTTAGTTGTGAATGAATACACACATGTATTAGATAAGGAAAGACTGAATTTACTGAATAAATGCCTAATAGATGATTATTGGCTCATAATACCTTATGAAAGCCTAACTAGTTATATTGAAAATAGAAGTGCCTGACCGTCATATATCTCCCCCCTATCCTAAGGGTTAATTACTATTacgtatacactgagtgtacaaatcattaggaacaccttcctaatattgagtgtcACCCCTTTTGCCCTCTAAACAAcgtcaatttgtcagggcatggactctacaaggtgttgaatgcattccacagggatgctggcccatgttgactccaatgcttcccacaattgtgtcaagttggctggaagtcctttgggtgggggaccattcttgatacacacgggaaactgttgagcgtgaaaaacccagcagctttgcagttcttgagtTCTtgcccgttcaaaggcacttaaatcttttgtcttgcccattcaccatctgaatggcacacatacacaatccatgtctcaattgtctcaaggcttaaaaatccttctttaacctgtctcctgcccTTCATCTATGCTGATAGAAGTGGattcaacaagtgacatcaataagggatcatagctttcaactggattcaATGGGTCAAtctatgtaatggaaagagcaggtgttcctaatgttttgtacactcaaaaTATCAATAAACTGACAGcaagtctctctctcgctcgctctctcgctctctcgctccctccctccctccctccctccctccctccctccctacgtcCACTACACTTGACTGCTGCAGCTGAGATGTCTGTGCTGCTAAGTCAAGCATCACCCAGCaacggtaacactttattttaagtatcCATAATAAACAATTTACAATGCATTcaagaagtattcagaccccttgacttttatacatttttaaactttatttatacattttttaccccctttttctccccaatttcgtggtatccaattgttagtaattactatcttgtctcatcgctacgactcccgtacgggctcgggagagacgaaggtcgaaagccatgcgtcctccgaaacacaacccaaccaagccgcactgcttcttaacacagcgcgcatccaacccggaagccagccgcaccaatgtgtcggaccAGAACTTTTAGAAAATAAGTCGGTTAATTTCACACATTTAGCAGTGTCGGCCTCAAGCACTTTTTTGGCGTTACCCTACCATGTAGGGCATCCCAGCCCCAGAATTCACTCTTCTTATCAGCTGTATGCATAAATGTTCTATGTGTTGTCTTAGGAATTCAACATTCTCTGTGTTGGTCTTGCCAAACCCTATTGTCACACCTCTAAAAAGCAAAGGTTACATCCTGTAGATCTGATATCTGATTGGAGGTTAACTTTGCAGTAATACTATTGGTCAACAACTCAGGTTTTCAATCCAAACAACTCAGATGCTTATAAAAGGTTAGTTGTTCTTTCTCATGTTTGTTCCTGACCTGCTGTGGTGAgatactctttctttctctttccacccCATGGGCTTTTGGGGCATGGCCTTTCAGGctatggtttctctctctctctctgaccatgctCTGAATAATGCCTTGTAACGCGTGTTAATGCCTTGTAACTTAAGATTTAGgccttgtatgtgaatccattcGCTTTACAAAGTAATTAAATACACTTGTATTTAGAATCCATTCTCAGACATTTCTTCATGACCTATTagtgtaactcaaccatagtctcTTGCATATTGCTAATCATCTTTATGAATTCAGAAACAATTGTTAATAGGCTAATGGATTAGTCTTATTAGTAGTTGCATATGAGGTATTTACGATATCACTACATCTGTTTTCTGTTTTGACTGAGTAACTGACAGTCAGAGCGGGTCTTACTCGCTTTGATGATCCGCATTTGACTTTGAATGCGAATTTGCGCCACCTCAGCTCAGCCGGCCTATCTTGGTAGGGGAGCCGGCCGTTGCCCACTGGTCAGCCAAATGCTCAATATAGATGATTATGGCAACAGAGAAATAGCACAAAAGTAATTTTAAAAAAGGCTCATGGGCCGCTGGGCCATGTCCAGTATTTTTTTTagattataaactcagcaaaaaaagaaacgtcccttttcaggaccctgtctttcaaagataattcgtaaaaatccaaataacttcgcaGATctacattgtaaagggtttaaacactgtttcccatgcttgttcaatgaaccataaacaattcatgaacatgcacctgtggaacggtcgttaagacactaacaccttacagacggtaggcaattaaggtcacagttatgaaaacttaggacactaaagaggcctttctactgactgaaaaacacaaaaataaagatgcccagggtccctgctcatctgcattaacatgccttaggcatgctgcaaggaggcatgaggactgcagatgtggccagggcaataaattgcaatgtccgtactgtgagatgcctaagacagcgctacagggagacaggacggacagctgattgtcctcgcagtggcagaccacgtgtaacaacacctgcacaggatcggtacatccgaaaaacacatgcgggacaggtacaggatggcaacaacaactgcccgagttacaccaggaacgcacaatccctccatcagtgctcagattgtctgaaataggctgagagaggctggactgagggcttgaaggcctgttgtaaggcaggtcctcaccagacatcaccggcaacaacgtcgcctatgggcacaaacccaccgtcgctggaccagacaggactggcaaaaagtgttcttctcactgacgagtcacgggattgtctcaccaggggtgatggacggattgagtgttacaccgaggcctgtactctggagcgggatcgatttggaggtggagggttctcatggtctggggcggtgtgtcacagcatcatcgaactgagcttgttgttattgcaggcaatctcaacgctgtgcgctacagggaagacatcctcctccctcatgtggtacccttcctgcagtctcatcctgacatgaccctccagcatgacaataccaccagccatactgctcgttctgtgcgtgatttcctgcaagacaggaatgtcagtgttctgccatggtcagcgaagagcccggatctcaatcccattgagcacgcttgggacctgttggatcggagggtgagggctagagccattccccccagaaatgtccgggagcttgccaggtgccttggtggaagagtggggtaacatctcacagcaagaactgacaaatctggtgcagtccatgagtaggagatgcacagcagtacttaatgcagctggtggccacaccagatactgactgttacttttgattttgaccccccccctttgttcagggacacattattccatttctgttagtcacatgtctgttgaACTTTTTCAgtttttgtctcagttgttgaatcttgttatgttcatacaaatatttacacatgttaagtttgctgaaaataaaacgcagttgacagtgagagggcgtttctttttttgctgagtttagattttttttgtcagtTTCGACCAGCCCAGACTAATAAAATATGGTGTGGCCTTTCTTGCATTTGCCAGAATTGACAGATTCCTCCCATGCTCACTCCCACATTTCCTAGCCTGTAAGTCAGCTGCCCTCTACCACCTCTTGAAGATGTCAGGGGAGCTccagtctgatagagaacagcCGTGTGGAACAATACATGTTTGAAGAAGATCATATATATATTTCAGCAGGCTTATTCTCCATAGACCGGTGCATGCCAAATTGGCCTAGGCAGGGTGTAGTAGGGCTGGGCTACAGATACAGACAGGCAGTGCTAGAgctatcctgtcctgtcccagTCTGGCGATGCAGGCAGCCATTGGAACAGCGTTTTCCACACCATGGCACTCAGGTTGGGAGGAGAGCATCCAAGCTGATATAATTGGTCCTGGTGACACAGGAAGAGAGGGTTTGATGCTATGGTAAGAGGGTAAGACTCATTCATAGTCAGACCAGGGATGGGTGattgaaagagagaagaggaggccaTTGTTAGAAAGGATGTTCGGTCAGGGTTAGGGAGTTGAGAGGTTGAAAGGCGTGGAGGTTTTAGTGAGACACACACTGGCTGgttaagaggtgtgtgtgtataggttgCAGGTGCTTGGCTGGTTGGGGCATTGCTCTGAGCGAAATCTTCAGATGAAACTGAGCATATGAATTGTGTTGAATAAAACAGCACCTTTTTCAATTATTCATCCCTCTAAAATACTCTGACCAGGTAGTAGATATAGAGATGCAATACTGAGAGGAATCTGTAAGTAGAATTGATCAAATCCTTTAGTCAAACTTATTTTAGTCTGATGTGCAATTAAGCTTATTTTCACTGTCTAGGATGAGTGCAAGCTGTCAAATCACTTTTTTTTACAGAAAGAGAAAACGCATAGAAATGTTATTGACAGGAAATGCTGTTATTGAAGGAGTATGATTTACACAGCAATCCTTCCATCCGGCTTTTATTTAATAATGAGTCCTTTTTGAGAATATCTTCAAAGTTCTGTTGTTTCATATGCAGACAAAGGAAAGTGAAGGTATGTTTTGTGTGTGGAGAACAGGTTAGTAAAAATCTCCAATAGATTCCTCTATGCAGAAGATAATGAGGATAAATGCCATTGAATTTCCTCtctacacacacgcaaacacacacacacacacaca contains:
- the ndufs6 gene encoding NADH dehydrogenase [ubiquinone] iron-sulfur protein 6, mitochondrial, translating into MAAAVHRILSFSRNAKVFVSPLKTSALSAQRYSLEVSTTGEQVTHTGQVYDENDPRRARFVGRQKEVNKNFAIKLVAEEPVSGIEARVVSCDGGGGALGHPKVYINLDKETKVGTCGYCGLQFKQTHHH